The Aureitalea marina genome includes a window with the following:
- a CDS encoding prolyl oligopeptidase family serine peptidase: protein MKRLYFLPLGALIALGCQEKTQKEPIAVNYHTTKKVDTVDVYFGNEVADPYRWLEDDMSEETGDWVKAQNEVTFGYLDNIPFREELKQRLESLWNYEKVGAPFKEGDYTYFYKNDGLQNQYVVYRYKTKEDPSTAEVFLDPNTFKEDGTISLSGLSFSDDGKTAAYSISEGGSDWRKILVMNTENKEVIEDTLKDIKFSGISWRGNDGFFYSSYDKPDGSELSAKTDQHKLYYHKLGTTQDSDKLIFGGVPEEKHRYVSGYMTEDNRYLVVSARISTSGNKLFLMDMESSNPEFVTILDHTDSDTYIMDNEGSTLFLSTNLDAPNQKIVKVDASNPSPENWVDFIPETENVLSPSSGGKYFFAEYMIDAVSKVLQYDFDGNLIREIELPGVGSAGGFGAKKEETELYYSFTNYVTPGSIYKFDMESGNSELYRKPEIDFNPDNYVSNQVFYTSKDGTKVPMIITHKKGVELNGKNPTILYGYGGFNISLTPSFSITNAVWMEQGGVYAVPNLRGGGEYGKEWHDAGTQMQKQNVFDDFIAAAEYLIANNYTSSKYLAIRGGSNGGLLVGATMTQRPDLMKVALPAVGVLDMLRYHTFTAGAGWAYDYGTSEQSEEMFQYLKGYSPVHNVVAGTEYPATLVTTGDHDDRVVPAHSFKFAAELQEKQAGANPVLIRIETDAGHGAGTPVSKTIEQYADIFGFTLYNMGYEVLPEKVNTDIKQ, encoded by the coding sequence ATGAAACGTCTATATTTCCTGCCTTTGGGAGCTTTGATCGCTCTTGGCTGCCAGGAAAAAACTCAAAAAGAACCTATTGCCGTGAATTATCACACCACCAAGAAAGTTGACACCGTGGATGTTTATTTCGGGAACGAAGTTGCCGACCCTTATCGTTGGTTAGAAGATGATATGAGCGAAGAGACCGGAGACTGGGTAAAAGCTCAGAACGAGGTTACCTTTGGCTATCTGGACAATATTCCATTTCGGGAAGAATTAAAACAGCGATTAGAGTCTCTATGGAACTACGAAAAAGTTGGTGCTCCTTTCAAAGAAGGTGACTATACCTACTTTTATAAAAATGATGGCCTTCAGAATCAATATGTAGTCTATCGGTATAAAACAAAAGAAGATCCTTCTACGGCCGAGGTCTTCCTGGACCCGAATACTTTTAAGGAGGACGGCACGATCTCGTTGAGCGGTTTGTCTTTCTCCGACGATGGTAAAACTGCTGCTTACAGTATTTCTGAAGGAGGAAGTGACTGGCGAAAAATTCTGGTCATGAACACTGAGAACAAAGAGGTTATTGAGGATACCCTGAAAGACATTAAGTTCAGCGGTATTTCCTGGAGAGGCAATGATGGCTTCTTCTACAGCAGTTATGACAAACCGGATGGTAGTGAACTATCTGCCAAAACGGACCAGCACAAACTGTACTACCATAAACTAGGAACCACCCAGGATTCTGATAAGCTGATTTTTGGCGGTGTGCCAGAGGAAAAGCATCGTTATGTTTCAGGATATATGACTGAAGACAACCGTTACCTGGTAGTTTCAGCTAGGATCTCTACTTCTGGAAACAAACTTTTCCTAATGGACATGGAAAGTTCCAATCCGGAGTTTGTGACCATACTTGACCATACAGACAGCGACACCTATATTATGGATAATGAGGGATCGACCCTCTTTTTAAGCACTAACCTGGATGCTCCCAACCAAAAGATCGTCAAGGTTGATGCTTCCAATCCATCACCCGAGAATTGGGTAGATTTTATTCCAGAAACAGAAAATGTCCTCTCCCCGTCCAGTGGTGGTAAGTACTTCTTTGCCGAATACATGATCGATGCAGTTTCTAAAGTTTTACAATACGATTTTGACGGAAACCTGATCCGGGAAATCGAATTGCCTGGAGTGGGAAGTGCAGGTGGGTTTGGTGCGAAGAAAGAAGAAACTGAGCTTTACTATTCCTTCACCAATTATGTCACTCCTGGAAGCATCTACAAATTCGATATGGAATCTGGTAATTCCGAGTTGTATCGTAAACCAGAGATCGATTTCAATCCGGACAATTACGTGAGTAATCAAGTGTTTTACACCTCAAAGGATGGCACTAAGGTTCCTATGATCATCACCCACAAGAAAGGGGTCGAACTCAATGGTAAGAATCCAACCATACTCTATGGTTACGGCGGATTCAATATCAGTCTTACCCCCTCATTCAGTATCACCAATGCCGTATGGATGGAACAAGGCGGTGTCTATGCTGTTCCAAATTTGAGAGGCGGCGGGGAATATGGGAAAGAATGGCATGACGCCGGTACCCAAATGCAAAAACAGAACGTGTTCGATGATTTTATCGCGGCGGCAGAATACTTGATCGCCAACAATTATACTTCAAGTAAGTACTTGGCCATCCGAGGAGGGTCCAATGGAGGCTTGCTTGTAGGGGCAACTATGACTCAACGACCAGACCTGATGAAGGTAGCTTTACCGGCAGTCGGAGTGCTGGACATGTTGCGCTATCATACCTTTACAGCAGGAGCCGGTTGGGCATACGACTACGGTACTTCCGAACAAAGTGAAGAAATGTTCCAGTACCTTAAGGGTTATTCTCCGGTACACAACGTAGTTGCAGGAACTGAGTATCCGGCTACCTTGGTCACCACCGGAGACCATGACGACAGAGTGGTGCCGGCTCACAGTTTTAAGTTTGCAGCAGAGTTACAGGAAAAACAAGCTGGGGCCAATCCCGTACTGATCCGAATAGAAACAGACGCAGGTCATGGTGCCGGTACTCCTGTGAGCAAGACCATCGAGCAATATGCCGATATATTTGGGTTTACTCTCTACAATATGGGCTATGAGGTTTTACCGGAAAAAGTGAACACCGATATTAAACAATAG
- a CDS encoding ABC transporter ATP-binding protein — MLNVDIISFGYGEAEVLSKIKFDLHQGDHLAVLGESGCGKTSLLHLIYGLLDLPQGKISWNGQALLGPRFNLVPGEDFIKLVAQEFNVMPHITVAENVATYLPRLDADQDMERVLELLEVVDLADQRDQMVRDLSGGQKQRVAIAKALAKQPEILLLDEPFSHIDTFRKNKLRRQLYGYLKQRKISCITATHESEEALAFADELLIIKDGTVDIHGATQTVYKQLDNHYRASFFGEVSSIPASYLNKSEGDFLFYLPHQIKIAQDENGFHAIVVNSYFKGSHFLIEAKADGNLLYFQHSHAMEVGSHVLLKVERNG, encoded by the coding sequence ATGCTGAATGTAGATATCATATCATTTGGATATGGAGAGGCAGAGGTTCTTTCCAAGATAAAATTCGACCTTCATCAGGGAGATCACTTAGCTGTATTAGGCGAAAGTGGATGCGGAAAGACGAGTTTACTTCATCTGATCTATGGTTTATTGGACCTGCCACAGGGTAAGATCAGTTGGAATGGTCAAGCATTGCTTGGTCCGCGCTTCAACCTGGTGCCGGGAGAAGATTTCATTAAGCTTGTAGCCCAGGAATTCAATGTGATGCCTCATATCACAGTAGCAGAAAACGTGGCTACTTATCTGCCACGCCTGGACGCGGATCAGGACATGGAGCGCGTTTTGGAATTGCTGGAAGTGGTGGACCTGGCTGATCAAAGAGACCAAATGGTACGAGATCTGAGCGGTGGTCAGAAGCAACGGGTAGCCATTGCAAAGGCACTCGCCAAACAACCGGAGATCCTATTGTTGGATGAGCCGTTTAGCCATATCGACACTTTTCGAAAGAACAAACTTAGAAGACAACTTTACGGCTACCTAAAGCAGCGCAAGATAAGCTGCATCACTGCCACGCATGAAAGTGAAGAGGCCTTGGCATTTGCGGATGAACTATTGATCATTAAAGACGGCACTGTAGATATCCATGGAGCTACTCAAACCGTATATAAACAACTGGATAATCATTACCGCGCCAGTTTCTTTGGAGAGGTAAGTTCAATTCCAGCTAGTTATCTGAATAAATCAGAAGGTGATTTTTTGTTTTACCTACCTCATCAGATTAAAATTGCTCAAGATGAGAATGGCTTTCATGCCATAGTTGTAAACTCTTATTTTAAAGGATCACATTTTCTGATAGAGGCCAAAGCTGATGGAAACCTACTCTATTTTCAGCATTCTCATGCCATGGAAGTTGGGTCTCATGTTTTACTTAAAGTTGAACGAAATGGATAA
- a CDS encoding helix-turn-helix and ligand-binding sensor domain-containing protein, which produces MLTQSESGSIYAANNKGLVEFNGSQWTLYPSPNETIIRSVLADGSRVYSGHYMGFGFWNRNQYGNLEYSSLSDTLDIEMIEDEHFWNIIKVEEYVLFQSLDRIYIWDEASMNVNIIEANGVLTNVFDTSLGVFYHVLNEGLFKLENGQGVLVNNDIVFQENRIIGLLDMDNKFLALTERQGFYEISEEEIIPWGRQENQELSLKRWYSALQLANGGVILGSVSSGIYHLGPQGNIVYQLDRTGGLANNTALALFEDRDANIWVGLDNGIDCINIEAPFRNFIDQDGNLGTTYATLVSGNYLYLGTNQGLFYRMLDSKEPIKLIPGTSGQVWKLQQVGDDIFCGHDLGLFQVIEDQAVPITTLSGAWNVKEIPGREKELVLGTYNGLYRLTQVDQQWILANKMAGFDISSKYFEFVSPSQILLSHEYKGVYRLNLSEEYDQILNFERLTSVDKSANSCLVGFGNDVIYASRYGIFLYDKNSGDFIKDDDLSSIFADEQYISGSLVPDVNGNLWSFTKDYFITISSSQMDGGYTISKISAPQSLRNEMEGYENIALLSGTEYVVGTSTGYLIMDTAHVPKTVEAVNIHAINIKELDKEFAAVVIDSLGVFKSKFNNISFDFNTPNYQKFLKAQYQYRLDGWQDNWSPWSEESGATFENLPSGRYTFMVKSRINNQVSEDVASYEFIIQDHWFRSPMALTIYALLMIGILVGINLLYRRYYQLQRQRIVNRTQRELKLQELASQQQIMELTNEKLQNDIESRNRELAMSTMNMISKNNALNTIKNELFKIKSLEEITPVIQHIDNTISNEDDWKMFEEAFNYADTNFFKKLKDKHPDLTPNDLRLCVYLRLNLSSKEIAPLLNISPRSVEIKRYRLRKKLNLDSKVNLNEYFIDL; this is translated from the coding sequence ATGCTTACCCAATCTGAGAGCGGTTCCATATATGCTGCAAACAATAAGGGCCTGGTAGAATTCAATGGGTCTCAATGGACCCTTTACCCCTCTCCCAACGAGACCATAATCCGTTCTGTTTTGGCCGATGGATCCCGGGTGTATTCCGGTCACTATATGGGTTTCGGCTTTTGGAATCGCAACCAATACGGTAACCTCGAATACAGCTCATTGTCTGACACTCTGGACATCGAGATGATAGAAGATGAACACTTCTGGAATATCATCAAGGTGGAAGAATATGTGCTTTTTCAATCCCTTGATCGCATTTATATCTGGGATGAAGCATCCATGAATGTTAATATCATTGAAGCCAACGGAGTCCTGACCAATGTCTTCGACACTTCACTAGGCGTATTCTATCATGTGTTGAATGAAGGTCTTTTTAAACTGGAGAATGGCCAAGGAGTACTGGTGAACAATGACATCGTTTTCCAGGAAAACCGGATCATCGGGCTGCTGGATATGGACAACAAATTTCTGGCGCTAACCGAACGGCAAGGCTTTTATGAGATTTCAGAAGAAGAAATAATACCATGGGGCAGGCAGGAGAACCAGGAACTAAGTCTTAAAAGATGGTACAGTGCGTTACAATTGGCCAATGGTGGTGTGATACTGGGTTCGGTTTCCTCAGGTATTTACCACCTGGGACCTCAAGGAAATATCGTATATCAACTGGACAGAACAGGAGGCCTGGCCAACAATACCGCCCTGGCCTTGTTCGAAGATCGAGATGCTAACATTTGGGTTGGACTGGACAATGGAATCGACTGTATTAACATTGAAGCTCCCTTTCGGAATTTTATTGATCAGGATGGCAATCTTGGAACCACCTACGCCACTCTGGTTTCGGGAAACTACTTGTACTTAGGTACCAATCAGGGATTGTTTTACCGAATGCTGGACAGCAAAGAGCCCATTAAGTTGATCCCCGGTACCAGCGGACAAGTTTGGAAATTACAGCAAGTAGGTGATGATATCTTTTGTGGTCACGACCTGGGATTGTTTCAGGTAATCGAAGATCAAGCGGTGCCCATTACTACCTTAAGCGGAGCCTGGAATGTAAAGGAAATACCAGGGAGGGAAAAAGAACTGGTTCTGGGCACTTATAATGGTCTTTACAGATTGACTCAAGTAGATCAACAATGGATACTGGCCAACAAAATGGCCGGTTTTGATATATCCTCCAAGTACTTCGAGTTTGTATCACCCTCTCAGATCCTTCTTAGTCATGAATACAAAGGTGTTTATCGGCTTAATTTAAGCGAGGAGTACGACCAGATCCTAAATTTTGAACGGCTCACATCCGTAGATAAAAGCGCTAATTCCTGTTTGGTAGGGTTTGGCAATGACGTTATCTACGCCAGTCGATATGGAATTTTTCTCTACGATAAAAATTCAGGAGATTTCATCAAGGATGATGACCTCAGCTCCATATTTGCTGACGAACAATATATATCTGGCAGTCTTGTTCCGGATGTGAACGGAAATCTTTGGAGTTTTACCAAAGACTATTTTATCACCATTTCCTCTTCTCAGATGGATGGCGGCTATACCATTTCTAAGATCTCTGCTCCTCAATCATTGAGGAACGAGATGGAAGGCTACGAGAACATTGCTCTGCTATCCGGTACGGAATATGTAGTTGGGACCTCAACCGGCTATCTGATCATGGATACGGCTCATGTACCTAAAACTGTCGAAGCAGTCAATATCCATGCGATAAACATTAAAGAATTGGATAAGGAGTTTGCAGCCGTGGTCATCGATTCTTTGGGGGTATTTAAGTCGAAGTTCAATAATATATCCTTCGATTTCAATACACCCAATTACCAGAAATTCCTCAAAGCTCAATATCAATATCGATTGGACGGATGGCAGGACAATTGGAGTCCATGGTCTGAAGAATCAGGTGCGACTTTCGAAAATCTTCCTTCCGGCCGATACACCTTCATGGTCAAATCCAGGATCAACAATCAAGTGTCAGAGGACGTCGCCTCCTATGAGTTCATTATTCAGGACCACTGGTTCCGTTCCCCTATGGCATTGACTATCTACGCCTTGCTGATGATTGGAATTCTGGTTGGAATTAACCTGCTATATCGCAGATACTACCAATTGCAACGACAACGCATTGTAAACCGTACGCAACGTGAACTCAAATTACAGGAATTAGCCAGTCAGCAGCAGATCATGGAATTGACCAATGAGAAACTGCAAAATGATATCGAATCCAGGAATAGGGAACTTGCGATGTCTACCATGAACATGATCAGTAAAAACAATGCGCTCAACACTATCAAAAACGAACTTTTCAAGATAAAATCCTTAGAGGAGATCACTCCTGTGATACAACATATTGACAACACGATTAGCAACGAGGACGATTGGAAGATGTTCGAAGAAGCATTTAACTATGCAGACACCAACTTCTTTAAAAAGCTTAAGGATAAACACCCGGATCTTACACCAAATGATCTTCGTTTGTGCGTTTATCTGAGGCTCAATCTATCTTCCAAGGAAATAGCCCCTCTACTAAATATCTCGCCGAGAAGTGTGGAAATTAAGCGATACAGACTGCGTAAAAAACTCAATTTAGATTCCAAAGTCAATCTAAACGAGTACTTTATCGACTTATAA
- a CDS encoding SusC/RagA family TonB-linked outer membrane protein encodes MNRILLAIVAILVAGAGFAQNLTVTGNLIEESTGQPLFGASIILKGTNNGTTSDFDGNFTLQDVPAGEILVISYIGFTDKEVAVTSAELGTISLQEDVAALDEVIVVGYGTQRKKEITGAVSVVGAETIEKIKPVRVEQALQGQVAGLQVTSGSGAPGSGLNINIRGVSTNGDNRPLILLDGNVIEDLSVVNPGDIESINVLKDATAGIYGVRAANGVILITTKNGRYNSEMRFDFKTFYGVQETTRKIPVLNATEYGLLVNEAFANGGQSPIFNNVNSLGRGTDWQDEVFDTSPIFNADLTISGGGENSRTSFNMSYVDQKGIVGKEKSKFNRFTARLSHDRSFLKNFKFTSSIIFSGTESSGILENAIGSVLYNALNNAPTFTVRDENGNFTLAEGLGNEVINPRAQLENTYNQTRVRKVAGAFGLNYSFLDHWSIESRIQMNYSEVIGWGFAPVAFYGSGKVFNIERSSVTENTNIFRDYTWDTFATYTNSFNDEHNLNVTVGSSVFQTTGRFVSFTGFDIPNNDPLLASIDNAMMVQNNFINGGNTFDARLLSYFARAQYDYKGKYLFSGVIRRDGSTKFGPENKFGYFPSFSLGWVMTDENFMADNGVVDFLKIRGSWGIIGNDRIPDFRFESNLQGEGEYIIDDVLLFGDAIGPISNPEIKWEEQKTFNIGFDAEFLDNRLDLTFDYFNRRTEDLLVVAPVSGILGDAAPGSGPPVVNAGTVENKGFEVSLSYSQKFNNGLDLTVGGNFTALDNEVLFVNTDNAFLPGGSFGVGQDFPSRMEAGFPIGYFYGLQTNGIFQNQDEVNNHALQQGAQPGDIRFVDINGDGVIDADDRTNIGDPIADFLVGFNFNIGWKNFDFQTFAFASIGNDIVRNYERFQPLTNRSVNFLDRWTGPGSTNSDPRVTTSATGNSLFSDYFVEDGSYLRVQNMQLGYNLPEKVFESSNFDSLRLYVSVDNPFTFTEYRGYDPTASSGAPIGAGIDIGFYPTPRIYRLGLNLKF; translated from the coding sequence ATGAATCGTATACTGCTGGCCATAGTTGCCATACTCGTTGCCGGTGCGGGTTTTGCTCAAAACCTGACCGTTACCGGAAACTTGATCGAAGAATCCACGGGCCAACCGCTCTTCGGTGCATCGATCATATTAAAAGGAACCAACAACGGTACTACTTCGGATTTTGATGGAAACTTCACCCTTCAAGATGTCCCCGCTGGAGAAATCCTTGTGATCAGTTATATTGGGTTTACTGACAAAGAAGTCGCCGTGACCTCGGCCGAACTGGGCACCATTTCCTTGCAGGAAGATGTTGCTGCTCTGGATGAGGTGATCGTTGTGGGTTACGGAACTCAAAGAAAAAAGGAGATCACCGGTGCTGTATCGGTGGTTGGAGCAGAAACAATTGAAAAAATCAAACCTGTTCGTGTGGAACAAGCCTTACAGGGTCAGGTTGCCGGACTTCAGGTGACTTCCGGATCTGGTGCTCCGGGAAGTGGGCTAAACATCAACATTCGTGGGGTTTCGACCAACGGAGATAACCGACCACTGATCCTTCTGGACGGAAACGTGATCGAGGACCTCAGTGTGGTAAACCCAGGCGATATTGAATCCATCAACGTATTAAAGGATGCTACAGCTGGTATCTATGGTGTGCGAGCAGCGAATGGGGTAATTCTGATCACCACCAAGAACGGTCGTTATAACTCCGAAATGAGATTTGACTTCAAGACCTTTTATGGTGTTCAGGAAACCACGCGTAAAATTCCGGTTCTCAATGCAACAGAATACGGCCTATTGGTGAACGAAGCTTTCGCCAATGGTGGTCAGTCTCCTATATTCAACAATGTTAACTCCCTTGGGAGAGGAACAGATTGGCAAGATGAGGTCTTCGACACCTCTCCAATTTTCAATGCTGATCTGACCATCAGTGGTGGTGGTGAAAATTCTCGTACGTCCTTCAACATGTCCTACGTAGACCAGAAAGGTATTGTCGGAAAAGAGAAATCGAAATTTAATCGTTTCACTGCCAGACTAAGCCACGATCGCTCATTCCTCAAGAATTTCAAGTTTACCTCTTCCATTATCTTTTCTGGTACAGAGTCCAGCGGAATTCTGGAAAATGCCATCGGTTCTGTTCTTTACAACGCATTGAACAATGCGCCTACTTTTACGGTAAGGGATGAAAATGGCAACTTTACCTTGGCGGAAGGATTAGGAAACGAGGTGATCAACCCTCGGGCTCAGCTGGAAAACACCTATAACCAGACGCGGGTTAGGAAAGTAGCAGGAGCCTTTGGGCTGAACTACTCTTTCTTGGATCACTGGTCTATTGAGTCCAGGATACAAATGAACTACTCAGAGGTTATTGGTTGGGGGTTTGCCCCAGTGGCCTTTTATGGATCGGGTAAGGTATTCAATATTGAGCGCAGCTCAGTAACAGAAAACACCAACATCTTTAGAGATTATACCTGGGACACCTTTGCCACCTATACCAATTCATTTAATGACGAGCATAACCTGAATGTTACGGTTGGTTCTTCGGTCTTTCAAACAACAGGCCGATTTGTCTCATTCACAGGTTTTGATATCCCCAATAATGATCCATTACTGGCATCCATCGACAATGCCATGATGGTACAGAATAACTTCATCAACGGGGGAAATACCTTCGATGCCCGTTTGCTCTCATACTTCGCCAGAGCTCAGTATGATTATAAAGGAAAGTATCTCTTTTCCGGGGTGATCCGTCGAGATGGATCTACCAAGTTTGGACCTGAGAATAAGTTCGGATATTTCCCATCCTTCTCTCTGGGTTGGGTAATGACTGACGAGAATTTCATGGCCGACAACGGCGTTGTGGATTTCCTTAAAATCCGTGGATCATGGGGTATCATTGGTAACGACCGTATCCCAGATTTCAGATTTGAGTCCAACCTGCAAGGTGAAGGTGAATACATAATAGATGACGTACTGCTCTTTGGTGACGCAATCGGGCCTATTTCCAACCCTGAGATCAAATGGGAAGAGCAAAAGACCTTTAACATTGGTTTCGACGCAGAATTCCTGGATAATCGCCTGGACCTGACCTTCGACTATTTTAACAGAAGGACCGAAGACCTGCTGGTGGTAGCTCCGGTTTCCGGTATACTTGGAGATGCTGCTCCAGGTTCAGGACCTCCGGTAGTTAACGCCGGTACAGTAGAGAACAAAGGTTTCGAGGTGAGTCTAAGCTACAGCCAAAAATTCAATAATGGGTTAGACCTGACTGTAGGCGGTAACTTCACCGCTCTGGACAATGAGGTGTTGTTTGTGAACACCGACAATGCCTTCTTACCTGGCGGTTCCTTCGGCGTAGGTCAGGACTTTCCATCGCGAATGGAAGCCGGCTTCCCGATTGGCTATTTCTATGGCTTGCAGACAAACGGTATCTTCCAAAACCAGGATGAGGTTAACAATCACGCTTTACAACAAGGCGCCCAACCTGGTGACATTCGATTCGTGGACATCAATGGAGATGGAGTTATTGATGCGGACGATCGAACCAATATCGGTGATCCAATTGCCGATTTCCTGGTTGGTTTTAACTTCAATATAGGTTGGAAGAATTTTGACTTCCAAACCTTCGCCTTTGCCTCCATCGGAAATGATATTGTAAGAAATTATGAACGGTTCCAACCGCTGACCAACAGGAGTGTCAATTTCCTGGATCGTTGGACGGGACCGGGATCCACTAATTCTGACCCACGGGTAACGACCTCCGCCACTGGAAACTCACTGTTCTCGGATTACTTTGTTGAAGACGGTTCTTACCTGCGGGTCCAGAATATGCAACTTGGTTACAACCTGCCTGAGAAGGTGTTCGAGTCCAGTAATTTTGATAGTCTGAGACTTTATGTTTCCGTAGATAACCCATTCACTTTTACAGAATACAGGGGATATGACCCTACTGCCAGTTCTGGAGCTCCGATCGGAGCCGGAATCGATATCGGTTTCTATCCGACTCCACGAATTTACCGACTGGGACTTAACCTAAAATTTTAA
- a CDS encoding RagB/SusD family nutrient uptake outer membrane protein, which produces MKRGKNNILFVLSLLLIGLLAGCSDDFVTVTSPDENSEDFFNSEADYQGALIASYDGLQWTYINVMLGEIASNNTLAGGESAIDVPGIQEIDDMRHTPINAQLSDVWRWMYAAVNRTNYIMEFKDKTDFPGKEQVLAQNTFLRAYFYFELVKFFGDVPFSVDQRILFGDQDEIERTPKAVIFEQMEADLIFAAENLPPSWAETGRVTKWGALAMLGKVYLYQGKYQQAAAALNQVINSGAHSLIQDYSTIFENDNENNVESVFEIQYTDVQGAGFGCLQCSEGNVAVGFNGPRSFNGPLFESGFSFNVPTQETYDLFDDDDLRKDIAILNIEKFAEENQDFNNGAGVSFTEGFEHTGYFNRKYIPRVGDSNIPDQNLTNPNNYRAIRYADVLLMAAEALAQGGGNAGLAQQYLNQVRNRAGLEDISTSGGALLDAIYLERRRELVGEGQHFFDLVRTGRAAQEIEGFTPGKHELFPIPEIEIQLAGNRWEQNPGY; this is translated from the coding sequence ATGAAAAGAGGAAAAAACAACATACTGTTTGTGCTGAGCTTGCTACTGATTGGACTATTAGCTGGCTGTAGCGATGATTTTGTGACCGTTACTTCCCCGGATGAGAATTCGGAGGATTTCTTTAACTCGGAAGCAGATTACCAAGGAGCTCTTATCGCTTCCTACGATGGTCTGCAATGGACCTATATAAATGTGATGTTAGGCGAGATCGCCTCCAATAATACATTGGCCGGCGGAGAAAGCGCCATCGATGTGCCAGGTATCCAGGAGATAGACGACATGCGCCATACACCTATCAATGCACAGCTAAGTGACGTATGGAGATGGATGTATGCTGCTGTAAATAGGACCAACTACATCATGGAATTCAAGGATAAAACAGATTTTCCGGGCAAAGAGCAAGTTTTGGCCCAGAACACATTTTTACGAGCCTATTTCTATTTCGAATTAGTCAAATTCTTTGGTGATGTTCCTTTTTCGGTAGACCAGCGAATCCTTTTTGGAGATCAGGATGAGATCGAGCGTACACCCAAGGCTGTAATATTTGAGCAAATGGAGGCTGATCTGATCTTTGCTGCGGAGAATCTTCCCCCAAGCTGGGCAGAAACTGGACGGGTAACCAAATGGGGAGCCCTGGCCATGTTAGGAAAAGTTTATCTCTATCAAGGTAAATACCAGCAAGCCGCTGCCGCGCTAAACCAGGTTATCAACTCTGGTGCGCACAGCTTGATCCAGGATTATTCCACCATCTTTGAAAATGACAATGAGAACAATGTAGAGTCTGTTTTCGAAATCCAATATACCGATGTTCAAGGAGCCGGATTTGGCTGTCTGCAGTGTAGCGAAGGGAATGTAGCTGTTGGATTTAACGGGCCCAGATCCTTTAACGGACCTCTTTTTGAGTCCGGTTTTAGTTTTAACGTACCCACTCAAGAAACCTATGATCTCTTCGATGATGATGACCTTCGAAAGGATATAGCCATACTGAATATCGAGAAGTTTGCAGAAGAGAACCAGGATTTCAATAATGGCGCGGGTGTCAGTTTCACTGAAGGATTCGAGCACACAGGTTACTTCAATAGGAAGTACATCCCTAGAGTTGGAGATTCCAACATTCCGGACCAAAACCTGACCAACCCAAATAACTACCGTGCGATCCGTTATGCTGATGTGCTATTGATGGCAGCAGAGGCCTTGGCGCAAGGAGGTGGAAATGCAGGCTTGGCTCAACAATATCTCAACCAGGTTCGAAACCGTGCGGGGCTTGAAGATATCTCAACTTCAGGTGGCGCGTTACTTGACGCCATCTACCTGGAAAGAAGAAGAGAGTTGGTAGGAGAAGGACAACACTTCTTCGATCTGGTCAGAACTGGCCGTGCAGCTCAAGAAATTGAAGGTTTTACCCCAGGAAAGCACGAGTTATTCCCAATTCCGGAAATAGAAATTCAACTGGCAGGTAACCGCTGGGAACAAAACCCAGGATACTAA